A genomic window from Sulfurospirillum diekertiae includes:
- a CDS encoding DUF3137 domain-containing protein, which produces MKPNLASLLDYYYESMYPELKALEEKRLSTMATLKKAAFILLLISLILFFVLHQAFMFKPLHAALVSGMSAFLIFMFIYRHESAGYSMLFKDQVIEKIIHFLDPSLIYSKMSSISELEYQRSELFLASYDRFVGNDLVMGKIEGVDVRFCDLHVEQKVRDTDNKEEWVDIFQGLFFIADFNKTFHSKVVVLPDIAERTFGVLGSWMQGMNVQRGKLIKLDHPEFEKFFVTYGDDPIESRYILSHSLMEEIVQFRTKVGKPLYLSFVDSKLYLAMHYTKPLFEPILSHSLLEFTSIKDYFELLNMIVSIVNEFKLNEKLWSKR; this is translated from the coding sequence GTGAAACCAAATCTTGCATCACTGCTGGATTATTATTATGAGTCAATGTACCCAGAGCTTAAAGCTTTGGAGGAAAAACGTTTAAGTACAATGGCGACTCTTAAAAAAGCTGCTTTTATTCTTTTGTTGATCTCTCTTATACTCTTTTTTGTCCTTCATCAGGCTTTTATGTTCAAACCACTTCATGCAGCACTTGTCTCAGGAATGAGCGCCTTTTTAATCTTTATGTTTATCTACAGGCATGAAAGTGCTGGTTATAGTATGTTGTTTAAAGACCAAGTGATAGAAAAAATTATTCATTTTTTAGACCCTTCACTCATCTACTCCAAAATGAGCTCTATCAGTGAATTAGAGTATCAACGGAGTGAACTCTTTTTAGCATCGTATGATCGTTTTGTGGGCAATGACTTAGTGATGGGGAAAATAGAGGGCGTGGATGTACGCTTTTGTGATTTACATGTAGAGCAAAAAGTACGGGATACAGACAATAAAGAGGAGTGGGTTGATATTTTTCAAGGGCTCTTTTTTATTGCGGATTTCAATAAAACCTTTCACTCTAAAGTCGTCGTTCTACCCGATATTGCAGAGCGTACATTTGGAGTGCTTGGTTCGTGGATGCAAGGAATGAATGTACAACGAGGAAAATTGATCAAGCTTGATCATCCAGAATTTGAAAAATTTTTTGTAACGTATGGGGATGATCCTATAGAGAGCCGTTATATTTTGTCGCATTCACTGATGGAAGAGATCGTGCAATTTCGTACGAAAGTAGGTAAACCTCTTTATCTCTCTTTTGTTGATTCAAAACTTTATTTGGCGATGCACTACACAAAACCATTGTTTGAGCCGATATTATCACATTCATTGTTAGAATTTACCTCTATTAAAGACTACTTTGAACTTTTGAACATGATTGTAAGTATTGTCAATGAATTTAAATTAAATGAAAAACTGTGGAGTAAACGATAA
- a CDS encoding LemA family protein, with translation METFLIVTGVIIFIIIVMYNTLISKRNQVDNIFAGLDAILKKRYDLLPNLVATVKEYMVHERITLEKITELRSKATTNTLTDAETVALDKQLSSMLGNLMVAVENYPTLKANENFLHLQGTLNELEEQISAARRAYNQSVTDYNNAIQMFPTNFMAGFMKLKRKEVFSIPVMERQNVDVKNLFQK, from the coding sequence GTGGAAACATTTTTAATTGTTACAGGTGTCATCATTTTTATCATTATTGTCATGTACAATACGCTAATCTCCAAACGAAATCAAGTCGATAATATCTTCGCAGGACTTGATGCGATCCTCAAAAAACGTTACGATCTTCTCCCAAACCTTGTGGCAACTGTGAAAGAGTATATGGTTCATGAACGCATTACACTTGAGAAGATCACCGAACTTCGCTCAAAAGCCACAACAAATACTCTGACAGATGCTGAAACAGTAGCCCTCGATAAACAACTCTCTTCCATGCTTGGCAATCTCATGGTCGCTGTTGAAAACTACCCTACACTTAAAGCGAATGAAAATTTTTTACACCTTCAAGGTACACTGAATGAATTGGAAGAGCAGATTTCAGCGGCACGTAGAGCATACAATCAAAGTGTAACGGACTATAACAATGCCATTCAAATGTTCCCTACTAATTTTATGGCAGGTTTTATGAAGTTAAAGCGAAAAGAGGTTTTTAGTATTCCAGTGATGGAACGCCAAAATGTTGATGTGAAAAACCTTTTTCAAAAATAG
- the typA gene encoding translational GTPase TypA — protein sequence MQEFRNIAVIAHVDHGKTTLVDELLKQSGTYSAHQKVEERAMDSNDLEKERGITILSKNTAIRYKDTKINIIDTPGHADFGGEVERVLKMVDGVLLLVDAQEGVMPQTKFVVKKALSLGLCPIVVVNKIDKPAADPDRVVDEVFDLLVALGANEDQLEFPIIYAAARDGFAKYNMSDESKNLVPLFETILKHVPVPTGSPENPLQLQVFTLDYDNYVGKIGIARIFNGTIKKNETVLLAKADGEQIRGRISKLIGFHGLDRIDIAEAESGDIVAIAGFETLDVGDSIVDPNNPIPLDPLHIEEPTLSVVFGVNDSPFAGLDGKYVTSNKIAERLESEMKTNIAMRYENAGEGKFKVSGRGELQITILAENMRREGFEFSLGRPEVIIKEENGVKMEPYEHLVIDVPDDFTGTVIEKLGRKKAEMKAMNPTGDGQTRIEFEIPARGLIGFRGQFLTDTKGEGVMNHSFLDFRPLSGEVEHRKNGALISMENGTAMGYSLFSLQERGVLFVDVQYKVYAGMIIGEHSRPNDLDVNPIKGKPQSNVRSSGADEAIKLVPPRKMNLELALEWIENDELVEVTPINIRIRKKYLDPNLRKRMSR from the coding sequence TTGCAAGAGTTTAGAAATATTGCCGTGATCGCGCACGTTGACCACGGAAAAACGACCTTAGTTGATGAGCTGTTAAAACAATCAGGAACGTATTCAGCACATCAAAAAGTAGAAGAAAGAGCGATGGATAGCAACGATCTAGAAAAAGAACGTGGTATCACCATCCTTTCTAAAAATACAGCTATTCGCTATAAAGATACTAAAATTAACATTATCGATACTCCAGGCCATGCTGACTTTGGTGGCGAGGTTGAGCGTGTTTTAAAAATGGTTGATGGTGTTTTATTGCTTGTCGATGCCCAAGAAGGTGTTATGCCTCAAACCAAATTCGTTGTTAAAAAAGCATTGAGTCTTGGTCTGTGTCCGATTGTGGTTGTCAATAAAATCGACAAACCAGCTGCTGATCCTGATCGTGTTGTTGATGAGGTATTTGACCTTTTAGTGGCTCTTGGTGCGAATGAAGATCAACTTGAATTCCCTATCATTTATGCAGCAGCACGCGATGGTTTTGCTAAATACAACATGAGTGACGAAAGTAAAAATCTTGTGCCTCTTTTTGAAACGATTCTTAAGCATGTTCCAGTTCCGACTGGCTCACCAGAAAACCCTCTTCAGCTTCAAGTGTTTACCCTTGATTATGACAACTATGTTGGTAAAATTGGTATTGCACGTATTTTCAATGGAACGATTAAGAAAAATGAAACGGTATTGCTTGCCAAAGCAGATGGCGAACAAATTCGTGGACGTATCTCTAAATTGATTGGTTTCCATGGATTGGATAGAATCGACATCGCCGAAGCAGAAAGTGGAGATATCGTAGCCATTGCTGGCTTTGAAACACTCGATGTGGGCGATAGTATCGTTGATCCAAACAATCCAATACCTCTTGATCCATTGCACATTGAAGAGCCTACGCTCTCCGTTGTTTTTGGTGTTAATGACTCTCCTTTTGCTGGACTTGATGGTAAATACGTTACTTCCAACAAAATTGCTGAGCGTTTAGAATCTGAGATGAAAACCAACATTGCAATGCGTTATGAGAATGCAGGCGAAGGTAAATTTAAAGTAAGTGGACGTGGTGAGCTTCAAATTACGATTTTGGCAGAGAATATGAGGCGTGAAGGTTTTGAGTTCTCTCTTGGACGTCCCGAAGTTATTATTAAAGAAGAAAATGGCGTTAAAATGGAGCCATATGAGCATTTGGTGATCGATGTTCCCGATGATTTTACAGGTACGGTAATTGAAAAATTGGGTCGTAAAAAAGCGGAAATGAAAGCGATGAACCCAACGGGAGATGGTCAAACGAGAATTGAGTTTGAAATTCCTGCACGTGGACTTATAGGTTTTCGTGGACAGTTTTTGACCGATACCAAAGGTGAGGGTGTTATGAACCACTCATTCCTTGATTTTAGACCACTCAGTGGCGAAGTTGAACACCGTAAAAATGGTGCGCTTATTTCCATGGAGAATGGAACTGCGATGGGCTATTCACTCTTTAGTTTGCAAGAGCGTGGTGTTCTTTTCGTGGATGTACAGTATAAAGTTTATGCGGGTATGATTATTGGGGAGCATTCACGTCCGAACGATTTGGATGTCAATCCTATCAAAGGTAAGCCACAAAGTAACGTAAGAAGTAGTGGTGCTGATGAAGCGATTAAACTCGTTCCACCACGCAAAATGAACCTTGAATTAGCACTTGAGTGGATTGAAAATGATGAATTGGTAGAGGTAACACCTATCAACATTCGTATTCGTAAAAAATACCTAGATCCAAACCTACGTAAACGTATGAGCCGCTAA
- the fliK gene encoding flagellar hook-length control protein FliK has product MKPEEKEIAKSEDTPLTVDAKTDSKVTVKQDLSTTKAVPVKESLNQFATDLKEKIEAYKPPIMKVELSLSPKSLGDVDVTLLTRGNNLHVNISSTTSTMSLFTQNQNDVKNALINMGFTNLQMNFSDQRNSDQSQQNQKQRSDNSKEFTTESSEEETASLEIVIPQYV; this is encoded by the coding sequence GTGAAGCCAGAAGAGAAGGAAATTGCTAAATCAGAAGATACACCACTAACAGTCGATGCTAAAACAGATAGTAAAGTAACCGTAAAACAAGATTTGTCAACCACTAAAGCCGTACCAGTTAAAGAAAGTTTGAACCAATTTGCAACGGATCTTAAAGAAAAAATTGAAGCCTATAAACCTCCTATTATGAAGGTAGAACTCTCTTTAAGTCCTAAAAGCTTGGGAGATGTGGATGTTACGTTACTCACACGAGGAAATAATTTACATGTAAACATCTCTTCCACCACGAGTACGATGTCACTTTTTACTCAAAACCAAAATGACGTTAAAAATGCACTGATTAATATGGGTTTTACTAATCTACAAATGAATTTTAGTGACCAACGAAATAGCGACCAATCACAGCAAAACCAAAAACAACGTAGTGATAACTCTAAAGAGTTTACCACGGAATCAAGTGAGGAAGAGACAGCGTCATTAGAAATTGTCATTCCTCAATACGTATAA
- a CDS encoding flagellar hook capping FlgD N-terminal domain-containing protein — MAINTNGYSNLIKTGTDTTTSTSSSTTAASTTSSDTLGKDDFLKLLLTELQHQDPTSPMDSDKILTQTSQLATLESSTKTNTALENLTTQLKQSVNSNATALIGKMGSIGSDAISLSSGKSTYEVYFPTQIKTGTMTIADSTGATVKTIDLSTVAAGKSGVLSFNWDGTDNSGTLVKDGAYSVTATYVDSTGAAKTTAFGVYPVESVRYDSGSTYIKLGSQYYAMSDVVEFYDQ, encoded by the coding sequence ATGGCAATCAATACAAACGGTTATTCCAATCTTATTAAAACAGGTACTGATACAACAACGAGCACGAGTAGTTCGACAACTGCCGCTTCAACAACGTCTTCAGATACATTGGGAAAAGACGATTTTTTAAAACTTTTGCTCACAGAGCTTCAACACCAAGACCCAACAAGTCCTATGGATTCTGATAAAATCTTAACACAAACTTCACAACTTGCTACGTTGGAATCATCCACAAAAACAAATACTGCTTTGGAAAATTTGACAACCCAGCTTAAACAGAGTGTTAACTCTAATGCAACGGCACTCATTGGGAAAATGGGAAGCATCGGCAGTGATGCTATTTCACTTAGCAGTGGAAAATCAACTTATGAAGTCTATTTTCCAACACAAATCAAAACGGGAACAATGACTATTGCTGATAGCACGGGCGCTACAGTTAAAACCATTGATCTTAGCACTGTAGCAGCAGGGAAAAGTGGTGTTTTATCCTTTAATTGGGATGGAACAGACAACTCCGGCACACTCGTTAAAGATGGTGCTTACAGTGTTACTGCAACGTATGTAGACTCAACAGGTGCAGCAAAAACAACCGCATTTGGTGTTTACCCTGTTGAATCGGTACGTTATGACTCCGGATCAACTTATATTAAATTGGGTTCTCAATATTATGCCATGAGTGATGTTGTTGAATTTTATGATCAATAA